A window of Halobellus sp. LT62 contains these coding sequences:
- a CDS encoding primase-associated protein codes for MSPSTPTDDEDIAYRVAALPLEYGETRINQLFTRGYDRYVVDGEDQPDDLVNDVERFGTAAFKEQVRADVAEEPFVDEPRTLAVLATLSAICVKEQPKFEHASPRNIQVLYDIRELYVNNLASLIRAHADGSLQQDIADVLYSKEPGEDGPHPGRVCTGITEIPEFGDGLYLEIPMAAASRKCLVRAEGESSTGSDGGEILTRVNDNKLYVPVGDFDSKYRDYAERAFKKLLRVQEDGLSDDQLSWLTTNESAITERIDRFLETGHHERIWRNWDRGERTIRVLRRALSDAPDDVAQKGEFHTAKELYRAVEAYEAEDEWESSVTDWISSPSSLAKTLADHESHSAVTIDRDGRVNTYRIGRAGSGAEQIEVREIEEIFELPCMANMEERLHEKKPVRKDLYNFARMVMWLPQYQDSSLDEIVADLKDVFARWPWYDEQETEYQVRYEFSNTIDGDTPLPMNCDNDDLQRYCIGQDQCPYSIWGSLPFPDEMYEQVEEESAGPAEQF; via the coding sequence ATGAGCCCGAGTACGCCCACCGACGACGAGGACATAGCGTATCGGGTTGCGGCACTCCCGTTGGAGTACGGTGAGACCCGCATCAACCAGCTGTTTACACGTGGCTACGACCGATACGTCGTCGACGGCGAGGACCAGCCCGACGACCTCGTGAACGACGTCGAGCGGTTCGGGACGGCGGCGTTCAAAGAGCAGGTTCGTGCTGACGTCGCCGAGGAGCCGTTCGTCGACGAGCCAAGAACGCTTGCCGTGCTCGCGACGCTGAGTGCGATCTGTGTGAAAGAGCAACCGAAGTTTGAGCACGCGTCACCACGGAACATCCAGGTGCTCTACGACATCCGTGAGCTGTACGTCAACAATCTCGCCTCCCTCATCCGCGCCCACGCCGATGGGTCACTCCAGCAGGACATCGCCGACGTGCTGTACAGCAAGGAGCCCGGTGAGGATGGCCCGCATCCTGGGCGAGTCTGTACGGGCATCACAGAGATACCGGAGTTCGGGGATGGCCTGTACCTCGAAATCCCGATGGCGGCGGCGTCACGCAAATGTCTCGTTCGAGCGGAGGGCGAGTCATCGACGGGGAGTGACGGCGGGGAGATACTGACGCGAGTGAATGACAACAAGCTGTACGTCCCGGTGGGTGATTTCGACAGCAAGTATCGTGACTACGCTGAGCGGGCGTTCAAGAAGCTCTTGCGCGTACAGGAGGATGGCCTCTCCGACGACCAGCTATCGTGGTTGACCACGAACGAGTCGGCGATCACGGAGCGGATCGACCGCTTCCTCGAGACCGGCCACCACGAGCGAATCTGGCGGAACTGGGACCGTGGGGAGCGGACGATCCGCGTCCTCCGACGGGCCCTGAGTGACGCCCCCGACGACGTGGCACAAAAGGGTGAGTTCCACACGGCGAAAGAGCTCTACCGAGCGGTCGAGGCGTATGAGGCCGAGGACGAGTGGGAATCCTCCGTGACGGACTGGATCTCGAGCCCGAGCAGTCTCGCGAAGACGCTGGCCGACCACGAGTCCCACTCGGCCGTCACGATCGACCGCGACGGGCGCGTCAATACGTACCGAATCGGGCGAGCCGGATCCGGCGCCGAGCAGATCGAGGTCCGGGAGATCGAAGAGATCTTCGAACTCCCCTGTATGGCGAATATGGAGGAGCGGCTACACGAGAAGAAGCCCGTCCGGAAGGACCTCTACAACTTCGCGCGGATGGTGATGTGGCTGCCGCAGTATCAGGACAGCAGCCTCGACGAGATTGTCGCGGATCTCAAGGACGTCTTCGCCCGGTGGCCGTGGTACGACGAGCAGGAGACTGAGTACCAGGTTCGCTACGAGTTCTCGAACACGATTGACGGCGACACGCCGCTGCCGATGAACTGCGATAACGACGATCTGCAGCGCTACTGTATCGGTCAGGACCAGTGTCCCTACTCGATCTGGGGCAGCCTCCCGTTCCCGGATGAGATGTACGAGCAGGTTGAGGAGGAATCAGCTGGGCCCGCTGAGCAATTCTAA
- a CDS encoding heavy-metal-associated domain-containing protein has product MTTIITVEGMSCGHCEQTVEEALEEVSGVTSVTVDRESEQASVDGEAEITALVEAVEDAGYTAHA; this is encoded by the coding sequence ATGACGACGATCATCACCGTGGAAGGAATGTCGTGCGGTCACTGTGAGCAGACGGTCGAAGAGGCCCTTGAAGAGGTCTCTGGCGTGACTTCCGTAACCGTCGACAGGGAGAGCGAACAGGCAAGTGTCGACGGTGAGGCAGAGATCACGGCCCTCGTGGAGGCCGTCGAAGACGCAGGATATACCGCTCACGCCTGA
- a CDS encoding SHOCT domain-containing protein, giving the protein MQNPIQAHGIRSLGLIVVGALALAVVAGMALTHTTVPDAMMWGWHDGMWNDGHMAGWGSWGWGMMLFGLLWMALLVALPIYLVYWLATRSQTDGRTEDSALAVLQERYARGEIDDEEFDHRRARLISGGGRY; this is encoded by the coding sequence ATGCAAAATCCAATTCAAGCACACGGGATTCGTTCTCTGGGACTCATCGTCGTTGGAGCGCTGGCACTGGCCGTCGTCGCCGGAATGGCGCTAACGCATACGACCGTCCCAGATGCAATGATGTGGGGCTGGCACGACGGCATGTGGAACGACGGCCACATGGCCGGATGGGGTAGCTGGGGCTGGGGGATGATGCTGTTCGGTCTCCTGTGGATGGCCCTCCTCGTCGCTCTCCCCATCTATCTCGTCTACTGGCTGGCAACGCGATCCCAAACGGATGGCCGCACTGAGGACAGCGCGCTCGCCGTCCTCCAAGAGCGGTACGCTCGTGGCGAGATCGACGACGAGGAGTTCGACCACCGTCGCGCCCGTCTCATATCCGGTGGCGGCCGTTACTGA
- a CDS encoding DNA primase: MTWRQATREEIYAYYAEEFPRYLDYLPEFITATGPKQYAIAFRESHPVRKDEVPDKDFIRRDTWQTDASGDRTTPEFDDFEDVVEFIRHPARNDPLGRNKFALADPEVLEKPDPRPDAVYYALDHWERPWVLLVDIDAKEIARDRADEMVSANGDDRDDDALLDAAGILDAAPDGYPYAFEDVDRAIEYGFEVRDIFEDDFDAEETMVVYSGQGVHVYLLDTDPAHRYDEQSREVLNDLLLETYDIPIDPVVTADRRRVARLPYSLHADVCSIVQPIESPAFDARSATPEVIDE, translated from the coding sequence ATGACCTGGCGACAGGCGACCCGCGAGGAGATCTACGCCTACTACGCCGAAGAGTTCCCCCGCTATCTGGATTATCTGCCGGAATTCATCACGGCGACCGGCCCGAAACAGTACGCCATCGCCTTCCGAGAGTCCCACCCGGTTCGCAAAGACGAGGTGCCGGACAAGGACTTCATCCGGCGGGATACGTGGCAAACAGATGCGTCGGGGGACCGAACGACGCCCGAGTTCGATGACTTCGAGGATGTCGTTGAGTTCATTCGGCATCCAGCTCGCAACGACCCGCTGGGGCGGAACAAGTTCGCGCTTGCCGATCCGGAGGTGCTGGAGAAACCGGACCCACGGCCCGACGCCGTCTACTACGCGCTGGATCACTGGGAACGGCCGTGGGTCCTCCTCGTCGACATCGACGCCAAAGAGATTGCCCGAGACCGAGCGGACGAGATGGTGTCGGCGAACGGCGACGATCGGGACGACGATGCGCTCCTCGACGCCGCCGGAATCCTTGACGCCGCTCCCGATGGGTATCCGTACGCCTTCGAAGACGTCGACCGCGCCATCGAGTACGGGTTCGAGGTGCGCGATATCTTCGAGGACGATTTCGACGCCGAGGAAACGATGGTCGTCTACAGCGGGCAGGGTGTCCACGTCTACCTGCTGGATACCGATCCGGCGCACCGATACGACGAGCAGAGTCGCGAGGTGTTGAACGACCTTCTCCTCGAGACGTACGACATCCCGATCGACCCCGTCGTGACGGCCGACCGCCGGCGGGTCGCCCGCCTGCCCTATTCACTCCACGCCGACGTCTGTAGCATCGTTCAACCCATCGAGAGCCCGGCGTTCGACGCTCGGTCGGCGACTCCCGAGGTGATCGACGAATGA
- a CDS encoding ArsR/SmtB family transcription factor has translation MTEEADPSEVFATLDDEYARDILVATKTDRLSAKELSEECDMSRPTVSRRVTRLVEQGLLEEYTHVDPGGRHYSEYEARLERVEVLLQAEGFDVQIDVRPDPADRITSIFEEMRGD, from the coding sequence GTGACTGAGGAGGCCGACCCGTCGGAGGTCTTCGCGACGCTCGACGACGAGTACGCCCGCGACATCCTCGTGGCGACGAAGACCGACCGACTGTCTGCGAAGGAACTCAGCGAGGAATGCGATATGTCACGCCCGACCGTCTCGCGGCGTGTCACCCGCCTCGTCGAGCAGGGCCTCCTCGAGGAGTACACGCACGTCGACCCCGGTGGCCGGCACTACAGCGAGTACGAGGCGCGCCTCGAACGCGTCGAAGTGCTCCTGCAGGCGGAGGGGTTCGACGTGCAGATCGACGTCCGGCCGGACCCCGCCGACCGGATCACGTCCATCTTCGAGGAGATGCGGGGGGACTGA
- a CDS encoding DUF7344 domain-containing protein, translating to MTFQSCYPDKAPQMSQLLDILSHSIRREIIHFFENHTDSRTAPINELVSHITNRVPAACEEELEIELFHTHLPKLAHADWLTYDPRSGDIRYYGHDHVEDWLRDLYAIFYS from the coding sequence ATGACATTCCAATCCTGCTACCCGGATAAGGCACCACAGATGAGCCAACTACTTGATATACTAAGCCACAGTATTCGCCGCGAAATCATCCACTTCTTCGAAAACCACACTGACTCCCGGACAGCCCCCATCAATGAACTTGTCTCACATATCACAAATCGAGTACCCGCAGCGTGTGAGGAAGAACTCGAAATAGAACTCTTCCATACTCATCTCCCGAAACTAGCTCACGCTGACTGGCTTACCTATGACCCTAGATCCGGAGATATCCGGTACTACGGGCACGACCACGTAGAGGACTGGCTCCGAGATCTTTATGCCATCTTCTACTCGTGA
- a CDS encoding copper-translocating P-type ATPase has translation MDDHKDTTENSPGGEDQQDITSHQHEHGDQDEAVAESDEERVEQELLEEEAHPAAAGEMASHEQHEHAGHEGEGHGHGSHEGHGEGHGGMHEGHEQMFRRRFFVSTLLSIPVLLYSEMLQEWLGFSVPAFPGSEWINPVFAVIVFAYGGVPFLQMAVPELKDRSPGMMTLISMAISVAFVYSLASVVFPRQSAFFWELVTLIDIMLLGHWIEMRSVRRASSAVDELAKLMPDTAERITDDGETEEVPVSKLSEGDLVLVRPGASVPADGVVEEGDSDVNESMITGESKPVSKEPDDEVIGGTINGDGSLRVRVGATGEETTLAGIMRLVEEAQQSKSKTQVLADRAAGWLFYVALGAAVVTAIAWTVAVSFDATVIERVVTVLVIACPHALGLAIPLVVAINTSLAARNGMLVRDRIAMEDARNLDAIIFDKTGTLTEGEHGVVDMATVDGVDEDDALALAAAVESDSEHMIARAIREAADERDVPTPDATAFEAIKGRGVRANVDGNEVYVGGPNLLAQLDSEIPDHLQRFADEAGQNAQTVVYLVRDGELIAAFAMADVIREESFRVVDALHDLGIEVAMLTGDSQDVADAVADELGIDTVFAEVLPEDKDEKVQELQDQGKLVGMVGDGVNDAPALTRADVGIAIGSGTDVAVQSADVILVQNNPMDVVRLVKLSKASYRKMQENIVWAAGYNVFAIPLAAGVLAPIGILLSPAVGALLMSLSTVIVAINAQLLRRVDLSIPELPDGTPATDAQPAD, from the coding sequence ATGGACGACCACAAAGACACAACTGAGAATTCCCCGGGAGGAGAGGACCAGCAGGATATCACCAGCCACCAGCACGAACACGGCGACCAAGATGAAGCGGTCGCTGAATCAGACGAGGAAAGGGTAGAACAGGAGCTACTGGAGGAGGAGGCTCACCCTGCTGCGGCAGGTGAGATGGCGTCCCACGAGCAGCACGAGCACGCCGGACACGAGGGCGAAGGGCACGGCCACGGTTCCCACGAGGGACACGGCGAGGGCCATGGCGGGATGCATGAAGGCCACGAGCAGATGTTCCGGCGGCGCTTCTTCGTCTCGACGCTCCTGTCGATTCCCGTCCTCCTGTACAGCGAAATGCTACAGGAGTGGCTCGGGTTCTCCGTCCCGGCATTCCCGGGGAGCGAATGGATCAACCCCGTCTTCGCGGTCATCGTCTTCGCGTACGGTGGGGTCCCATTCCTCCAGATGGCGGTGCCGGAGCTGAAAGACCGGTCGCCGGGGATGATGACGTTGATCTCGATGGCCATCTCGGTCGCGTTCGTCTACAGCCTCGCGAGCGTAGTATTCCCGAGGCAGTCGGCGTTCTTCTGGGAGCTCGTCACTCTGATCGACATTATGCTACTGGGGCACTGGATCGAGATGCGGTCGGTCCGCCGTGCCTCAAGCGCCGTCGACGAACTGGCGAAGCTGATGCCGGACACGGCGGAACGAATCACCGACGACGGCGAGACCGAGGAAGTCCCTGTCAGCAAACTCTCCGAGGGCGACCTCGTGCTCGTCCGACCGGGCGCGAGCGTGCCCGCTGACGGCGTCGTCGAGGAGGGCGATTCGGACGTCAACGAGTCGATGATCACAGGTGAATCGAAACCGGTATCGAAGGAGCCCGACGACGAGGTCATCGGCGGCACCATCAACGGGGACGGCAGCCTCCGTGTCCGCGTCGGTGCGACGGGCGAGGAGACGACACTCGCGGGCATCATGCGCCTGGTCGAGGAAGCTCAGCAGAGCAAGTCCAAGACGCAAGTGTTGGCCGACCGCGCGGCCGGCTGGCTGTTCTATGTCGCGCTCGGGGCGGCAGTCGTGACCGCGATTGCGTGGACGGTCGCGGTCTCGTTCGACGCGACCGTCATCGAACGCGTCGTGACGGTGCTCGTCATCGCCTGCCCACACGCCCTCGGGCTCGCTATCCCGCTGGTCGTCGCGATCAACACGTCGCTCGCCGCTCGCAACGGGATGCTCGTTCGCGACCGCATCGCGATGGAAGACGCACGGAATCTGGACGCGATCATCTTCGACAAGACGGGGACGCTCACCGAGGGCGAACACGGCGTCGTGGATATGGCGACCGTCGACGGCGTCGACGAGGACGACGCGCTCGCGCTGGCGGCGGCCGTCGAGAGCGACTCCGAACACATGATCGCCCGAGCGATCCGTGAGGCCGCCGACGAGCGCGACGTACCTACTCCTGACGCGACCGCCTTTGAGGCGATCAAGGGCCGAGGAGTTCGTGCGAACGTCGACGGAAACGAGGTGTACGTCGGCGGCCCGAACCTGTTGGCCCAACTCGATAGCGAAATTCCCGATCACCTCCAACGCTTCGCTGACGAGGCCGGCCAGAACGCCCAGACCGTGGTGTACCTCGTTCGCGACGGAGAGTTGATCGCCGCGTTCGCGATGGCCGACGTGATCCGCGAGGAGAGTTTCCGCGTCGTCGACGCCCTCCACGATCTTGGCATCGAGGTGGCAATGTTGACTGGCGATTCTCAGGACGTTGCCGACGCTGTCGCCGACGAACTGGGTATCGACACGGTGTTCGCGGAGGTCCTCCCCGAAGACAAGGACGAGAAAGTCCAAGAACTTCAGGACCAAGGGAAGCTCGTAGGGATGGTCGGTGACGGGGTGAACGACGCGCCGGCGCTGACGCGAGCTGACGTCGGCATCGCAATCGGGAGCGGCACCGATGTTGCCGTCCAGTCGGCGGACGTCATCTTGGTGCAGAACAACCCGATGGACGTCGTTCGGCTGGTCAAGCTCAGCAAGGCGAGCTACCGGAAGATGCAGGAAAACATCGTCTGGGCCGCCGGCTACAACGTCTTCGCGATTCCGCTTGCAGCAGGCGTGTTGGCACCGATTGGGATTCTGCTGTCTCCCGCCGTGGGGGCACTCCTAATGTCACTGAGCACGGTCATCGTCGCAATCAACGCACAGCTGCTTCGTCGCGTGGACCTGTCCATCCCCGAACTTCCAGACGGGACACCAGCGACTGACGCACAACCTGCAGACTGA
- a CDS encoding DUF7521 family protein, translating into MEHTLFVIGKLFTTALALVIAYQAYRGYQRHHTQLLLYVAAGFALVGLGGLLEGVLFELLQVSIFEAGFVAALVTAAGMLSILYALYAPNP; encoded by the coding sequence ATGGAACACACCCTATTCGTCATCGGCAAACTGTTCACCACCGCATTGGCGCTGGTCATCGCCTACCAGGCCTATCGCGGATACCAACGGCATCACACACAGTTGCTCCTGTACGTCGCCGCTGGCTTCGCGCTGGTCGGCCTTGGCGGCCTTCTCGAAGGCGTTCTCTTCGAACTCCTCCAAGTGTCGATCTTCGAAGCGGGATTCGTCGCGGCACTCGTGACCGCAGCCGGGATGCTGTCGATCCTCTACGCTCTGTATGCCCCAAATCCCTGA
- a CDS encoding DoxX family protein, which yields MSTLDSGMNQLESRVGGLTVGGKVHSLSAWFVLALRLMMGYAFAYSGFTKITGEFAAGGYLTNVAATNGNPLAGMFAWMGSTPWFVEFANVAVPWGELFIGLGLLIGAFVRLAAFFGALMMLMFYFGNWDMSHGFINGDFAYMLVFLAVAAFAAGRILGLDQYIENYDVGGQTLVERYPALEYILG from the coding sequence ATGTCCACACTCGACTCCGGTATGAACCAGCTCGAGAGCAGAGTCGGCGGCCTGACCGTCGGCGGGAAAGTCCACAGCCTCAGCGCGTGGTTCGTGCTGGCGCTCCGCCTCATGATGGGGTACGCATTCGCGTACTCCGGGTTCACGAAGATCACCGGCGAGTTCGCGGCGGGCGGCTACCTGACCAACGTCGCGGCGACGAATGGCAACCCGCTCGCGGGCATGTTCGCGTGGATGGGTTCGACGCCGTGGTTCGTTGAGTTCGCGAACGTCGCTGTCCCGTGGGGCGAACTGTTCATCGGCCTCGGCCTCCTCATTGGCGCGTTCGTCCGTCTCGCGGCGTTCTTCGGCGCGCTCATGATGCTCATGTTCTACTTCGGCAACTGGGACATGAGCCACGGATTCATCAACGGCGACTTCGCGTACATGCTTGTGTTCCTCGCGGTTGCCGCGTTCGCCGCGGGCCGCATCCTGGGCCTCGACCAGTACATCGAGAACTACGACGTCGGCGGCCAGACGCTCGTCGAGCGCTACCCCGCCCTCGAATACATCCTCGGCTAA